CCAAAGAATCCACCAAGTCTACCGTCTCTGtcaaaaatgatatttgaGCGTTAAGGACGATAAACTTCACAACTGGAGCGAACTTATCTACTAAGCAGACCTTATTCATGGACATCACCATAGTCGTCATAGTTTGCAACATTGCACTTGCTTGTGTTTCCTGATCCTGATCTTGTGTGGAATAATAACCACTGGTGTTTTCCACTAGCGATTGACCTAGCTTTAGAAACTGTTCAGCTAGGGTAGCGGCTAGTTCGTTGGCAAATGGTGTCAACACGTCAGAAAATCTTTCCACGAAAGCTTCCATCACCTCAGATAGGATATCAATTTCGAATTCTTTAGATAActtcaataatttttccATAATTCCAGGAACCTGGGAAGCAATATGTTTGTGAATAGAAGGGTTAGAAACCaccaaagttttcaaagcGTCAGCCGCCTCTATTTGAACTGGGATTGATGTGCTGTGcatcaaattcaaatatgACATCTCAAATATCTTGGATAAAATTTCCATATTCTTAAACTCTTGTTGATAGATGGCAACTGTTTCCAATGCCCTGGCAACTAAGAATGGATATTTGTCATTATTGAGTAACGGTGTGATAAAATGTTGGAATATCGGCTCCAATTCCTCGCACACAGGAGAATCTGCCTCAGCCAAAAAGGAAGATAAATTCGAGAACAACCTTAGTGCACCTTCTTCCCTGTAGGCAGACTGCAAATCACCTTTGGAAGCAAATTCTATAAATACTTCATGAATTAATGgcaatattttgtttaCTTCAAGGAATCTTGAATGGCCGattacaaatataaattcGCTAGAGGCGACATCTGCTGTAGACCCCTCCTTATTCATATCGAAATAACGCCTTGTATATTCCTCTGGATCATCCTCCAACAATTCAACGGAGCGCTCTGATGCAGACAAACATGGGAAGATTACGTGTTTGATAATCACTTCCAAATGAGGCTCGATCAAAGGCCATAATTCTTCCGTTTTTAAACATTTTTCCAAGAACTGGATCAAGTAGTATAGTGATGCATCGCATAGCCACAACGACAAGTTCCCCCATAGTTCAATCACCTTAAAGTACTCACGCAAAATTGTAGGGACAATATTCTGGAAAACATATTGCACAAATTCCGCAGTGATGAATTTGGTCGTTCTTGTATATTTGTGAACAAACTTGTTTAGATTACCAAATCCCCATTTGTTGACTTTAACCCTCTTGTCCAAAGACCTATCACCCGGATCAAGCTCTAATATCTCCTTAGGTAACGGCTTCGAACAAAGGAACAAATGAAGCTGGATCCATGAGTTGAGCTTCTCCACATTAGTGAAGTATCTAGGGAAATTATTCAAACATGCATATTTGAACGActtcaaaattaaataCAACAGCTCATTAGACCTGTAGTCATCATTGTTCAACAACTGAGAAGCGATCTCTTCCATCCTAGGAAACACCTTTTCTACAAAATTATCAATGTATTCCCTGTTCTCAGACATGGCGTACCGATGTTTAATTGTCACCTCAAACACTAGAAGCAACCCcggatatatatattccatcTTCCCAGACATAAACAACTCAAGCACAACCTCCGCTAAATCCCAGCTTTCGTTATGAACCAATATCCCACGTATAGCCTCCGTAAGGTGCGGCCTGATATGACTATTCTCTGTATTCTCAATCAAAGCCTGCACCAACTGTTCCTTAATATTCCTCTCTTCCGCCTCCGGGATCCCATCCTCCTTCTTGGACTTCCAACACCTCTGAATCTTATTCTTCAGATAAATTGAACAACTCAATCTAATGTTTAAGGGGATCTGATCGTTCTTAGTTGCTGAAATCAGAAAACTAGTGAAACCTACTTCCCTTTGCATGGcaaaaagttgttgttcTGCTTCCTTAATTACTCCCGCATTAGACGCCATCGTCTGCTCAAAGGCTTCTAAAATCGTCTGTTCATTAAGCATTCTTGATTCTCCTACTTTCCTAAGCCTACCAGCTTGACCTATTAACACAAGCACCACtaaatatcttcaatatgATAGATCTTTTCCTAGCTCAATACCTAAGCTCATCTCAGCCCAAACAAATAAGTTAGATAAATAGTAGAAAAATTTTCTGTGCATTAACTCTCCGTGCACCACAAATAAAGAGGAGAGTTGTCACGTGTAAATGGCAAGTGATAACCATGATGTTAACTGGAGGATTGAATGTAAGGTGTTTGAAGTTGTGGTAGAAGGTTTAGGGCAGGTTTAGAGAGGGCCAGAGTACGGTGAGAGTGATGAATGTTAAGATTTTAGAGTACGTTGGAATTCTTATAGGGTTGATAACATGTTTGGAGCCATCATATGTACATCCAGATGAGCAGATGCAGAGCTTGGAGGTGTTGGTTCAGCGGATATGTGGGGTGTCCGGTGAGGTTGCGTGGGAGTTTATGAGTGGGAAGTGTGCAAGGAGTTTTGTTCCTTTGTATATGTTCTACGGTCCTGCGGTGTATGTTGGGAGATATGTGTTTGGGGTTGGGGCCGTGGGGCAGTTGGGTTTAGTTCGACTGCAGAACTACATGCTGTTTGTGTTTATGTATAGGTTGGCTTTGcagtttttgttgaagtcCAAGTTGCAGCGGTCAATGGCAGGGTTTTTGATGTCAACGTCGTATGTGGCTGGAAGTTATTATGCGCACACGTTCTCGAATTCTGTGGAAAGTATAATTCTACTCATGGTTCTGTCACTCTTTGAGGTGCTGGTAAGGGATTCTCGAGATGCCAGGTACAGACATTATAGGACTTCTGTGGGACTTGGATTTTTGGTAGCATTGGGTGTATTTAATAGGATTACGTTTCCTGCATTTATTCTTTTACCTGCGGTAGTGGTGTTTCACAAGTTTTATATACGCCAGTGGGGTTCTTTAGCTTTATTCTTTGGTAGTTTTGTGTGCGCAGCGGTATTCTTTGTTTATGTAGATACGAAACTGTATGGCTTGGATCAGTGGACTATCGCGCCTTTGAACAATTTGCTGTATAACTTGGATGAGTCCAACTTAGCGGATCATGGTTTACATCCGAGGTATACTCATCTTCTGGTGAACATTCCGCAATTGCTAGGGCCTGCTTTACTAGTCTTCGTTACCCAGAGACATGCTCTCTCTCTGCCTATGTTGTCTTGTATCTCTGGAATTACAGCGTTGTCGTTGTTCAAGCATCAAGAGGCCAGGTTTCTAATTCCACTAGTGCCATTGTTCCTAATGTCTGTTGACATGACTAATCTGGCCAAGTTTTTAAGTTTGAAATTGATCATCAAACTGTGGCTTATGTTCAATCTAGTGATGTCTGTAGTGATTGGTGTTCTGCACCAACGCGGTGTCATACTGGCACTTGACCATCTAAAAGATGGGCCGACAGATGTACAGATATGGTGGAAAACTTATCCACCACCTACATGGATGCTCATGAATGAGCACTTGACCGTAGATTCAACCAATATTGTTGATGGGGAAGAAAGGGTAGACaatgttgattttgaaattttagACGATCATGTTGTAGATCTCAAAGGATGTGATGTCGAGCTATTGAACCTCACGCTATCGcaatttcttgaaaagaGCGCAAAGATTCACTTAATAATGCCAAAGTCTGTTGAGGCGATGTTTATTAGCTTGAGTGAGAAGTTCCACTATAATCTTACATCCATATTTGATACTTACATGCATCTCGATTTGGATCATATAGATCCATCTAATCTATCCACTATTAAGCCAGGGCTTCACATATATGAGGTAACCAAGCTTCTTTAGCGCCACCAGCGCCAGGGggttttaaaattaattataCCTTTTATTATACAGTTCTCTATGCAcattaaatatatatggatatatatcATGATACATCTCATTTATAGAAATCAAACTTGTCAACATCACTTCCAGTCTTAACTTGTGAAGCGTAGGCTTCTTCCAAATCACGCTGAAGTATTACATATCTGTTTTTCCTCACAGCACGTAGGCCAGCTTCTTGCATAATTGCCGCAATCAAAGCACCTGATAGAGGATCATTTCTGATAATTAAAGAATCTAAGTCAACTTCTGGCGCCAACGACATTTTCGCAGCAATGgttccaaatattaaacGACGTTCCCTTCTATCACGTAACGATGGAAATTCGATCTTTCTATCTAATCTGCCAGGTCTCAATAGAGCTGGGTCTAGGGTGTCGTGCCTATTAGTTGCCATGATAACCTTCACGTTAGTACTTTGATCGAACCCATCCATTTGTGTCAATAATTCAATTAGAATACGCTGAACCTCACGATCAGAACCAGTTTGAGCATCAAAACGCTTCGTGGCAATCGAATCgacttcatcaataaagATAATTGATGGTGCATTTTCTCTGGCTAGACGGAACACATCACGAACCATACGAGGACCTTCACCCAAGTATTTATGTACAAACTCAGAGCCATTAACCCTGATAAATGCCGCATTAGTGCTGTTGGCTACAGCTTTCACTAACATTGTTTTACCTGTACCTGGGGGGCCGTAGAGTAAAACGCCCCTTGGTGGATCTATACCGATCTGTTGGTAAAGATCTGCCTGGACTAACGGTAACTCAACGGCCTCCCTGATTTCTTGCTTTTGCATATCCAAACCACCAACGTCCGCATAGGTCACGTCGGGCTTCTCATTATTGCCCAAGATAGATATACTGGAGTCAGAATCTGGAGGCAATATGTCCACCAAAGCATTAGAATGCCTATGAAGAGCAACAGAAGTAGAAGGTTTTAAAAGCTCACGATCTAGTGTAGATAGAATCCTAACAACATAGCTCATACCAGTTGTGCTAGATACAATACCAGTGCTTTCATCAATGGGTTCTAAAAATTGTCCAATAACTAAAGGGACTGATTGAATCCTCTTAACTTCCTCCTGCGCTCGTAACAATTCCCTCTTTAAATGACGCTGCTCatctttaatatattcctCTTGTAATGTCAATAACTCATACTCCCTctcaaacttcttcaacttcaagtAAACATCTGAATTCACCCCATTTACACCtgtactattattattcttcaaatgcGAGACCAAAGATCCGTATGATAATGCTACTGGCTGAGAAACAGCAATTTCTCCTTGCTGATTGATACCTAATTCTTCCATCACCCAATTACACAAGTCGAGATAAACAAGCCTTCTCCTTCTGGGGTTTGCCGTTGTGTGCAATCAATTCAAACTTTACCTTTATATTAGTATTCCCTGTGAATTTTGCCACCCGGGCTCTAAAGGAGGAATCAATCTATGTATCATTGTATACGTATCACGTGAGTGATGCTGAATTCTAAAATCTGACTATATATCCAAATATCATTCCAGTTGAGAATATTGCAATTGTATAAAGATCAGCTTTGGGGGTGGGGATAGCGTTCAATTGACCATCTGATGGTAAGCAGACTTTTGTCGCTCTATGGAAGAGGAGCACTATCAATTGACGCAATGCCTTGAGGTTTGCCTCGGCTGTAGATTTAAAATTGTCCAAAGATTGGAAGCACAGAGGAGAGAATTCTATGGGCTCAGCTGTGATGAGATTATTATCATTGGTGGGAGGTGTGGAGGGGTTAGGTTGCTCCGGAATGTCTTTGGAAGATTCAGGCTGTGAAAATGTATTGGTTGAATTATTTACGGAGGCCTGCTTATTTGCTTCGATGCTGGTGGAAAGATGGGAGCTCATTTGATCAAGCCTGTTACTTTGCTCGACTGAATTCTGTTCCAAGGCTATTTTAACTTTATTCTCGAAAGAATTAGTTAATCTGCGGCGTTTCCAGGGTTCTAAGACCAGTTGAACAATgagaaataataaaatattaaatcCCATTAGAATAAAGGTGCCCCAAGTGGAGGTTCTGCGAATCTTGTCAGACCAAATTTGTTCCTCATGATACCTTGTTAATATAGCCCGATGCAAGTTATTAGATAGCTCTTCTTCCTTGGCTTCCGTGGCCTCCAGCTTTAACTTGGCTTCTTCCTCAGATTTCACATTTTCAGCGTCTACTTTGTAGAGATGAGTAAACTTTTCGAGGTCTTGCGGAGACCACAAGTGCTTCCTTTGCAACAACTCATTCATTTGTTGCTGTGATTGCGTCCGGATTACCACCGCATTTTTGTGTACCTCTCGTAAATGGGCTACTGTTTTCTTGACATCTTTCAATTGGTCTTCCATCATTTCAATGGATTTCCGTAATTTGTCGATAGATGAGTAACCGGTGACATCGTTGAGGGCCTTGGTCGCTGTGAATATTGTTTCTTGCAAAGAGTCCAAGTAAAATTCCAGCTTTCGAGACCATCTATTTCTGTTACGCTCACGTTCTGAAGGTAAACCTTGTATTTTCCCCTTGTTTTCtagatcatcatcaaagCCTAACATATTGTTCTGTTGTCCCTTCTCCTGTTCTAAAAACTTTTGATTGGCGTCTTGCACTGCCTTTTTGGCTTTGTTCAAATGAAACTTGAACTGAGTAGAATATTGTCTCAACATATTAGAAGTTTCCTGGTACTTGATCTTTGTAGTCTGACTGTAAGGTTCCAATCTCTGttttaaatcttcaaaagcGGCACCCAAACTTTTTAAAGGCGGTTTGCTCGTGTATAAGCGAACAGATCGACATGCTGAAGGGGCTCTACAGTCCATTATTCGCCCAATCCGTGGCATACAAAATGAACCAACCAAGAAATACCCTTTAAACATGAATATCCTTGCAGcaattattaataatttttcGGTGGTGTTTAATGATTTACAAGCTTTTTTTACTGTACATTGAAATCAATTTTCAAAACAGctgataaaaataatacttAACACAATTTGGTTTAAAGTCGGAAGAAATGAAACTAGTCTACAGGGCACAAGTAATAAGCAGGTGGTTGTAGATGGCTAGTCGCAAGTAGTTGAATGTCTGGGATATCGCTAAGTTTGCGGGACAAGACAAAGCAGAAAAGGAAGGTTCATGGgaagaaaaagaggaaCGCACTTCCCGGTGAGcacgatgacgatgatcAACTAAATAATAAGAGGACAAAAATTCATATCGAAGAGGTTGGTGCTTATGAAGAATCGAAGAAAATAGTAAAGGTGATTGTTCCTGTTGCTCCGGCTATTTCAAGACGTATTGATATggatggtggtgatggtggtggAAAGTTAGCATACGGGttaaatattaataatgatacGAGCTTGAGTGCAGGTGCAAGGACACCGAGGCTTGGATTTAGAGCGGATCAGGgcaattttgatgatttaCCTGAAGCCACAGGGCAGGAGGAATATGATGAAGTGCCGGTGAAAGAGTTTGGTGATGCATTGCTTCGTGGTATGGGCTGGGATGGAACCGATGACAAGGACAATAATGGTGGTTACAACAAAAAGCGATCATTATTGCCGCACGAACAAGTTGGGCGTCCAGAATTCTTGGGTATCGGTGTAAAACCCGGGTCGATAAAGGATAGAGAGCGGTTGGTACATAATATAGACGAATTCATGCCGTTGGTTAAAGATGAGCGAGAAGCTAATGATAAAGGGCACAGGCACCCAAAATAAAGGCGTGTATTACTTATATGCCAGGTAAAGGATCATTGTGATAGAAGGACTGATATtaaagtatatatttaggcatttctatatatatatatatatattcattgaTACGTTCAGATGTCTACAAAAACATATATGAGGAGCAATAGTAGCTCACATGCTGTCTataatccaaaatattgctAATATCGTTGACGCTTCATTTACGGGATCATAAAATTCGTTAAACAATAGCTCCTAAGCCAAAAATTAGTATTTGGGACGCAACTGTGGTACCCCACAGTTTCACCCAATCgttctttttcttatattcagtttcttcaatcattttcattaaatcTGCATACAGTTCCATTGTTAATTGATCATAGACACCCGTTTCcttgaacaaaaacatGTTTTTCAAATCGTTGATATCTTTGACTATCCGACCTGTTAGAACTAATTCATTATCCTTAGAGGAAGGGTGATCATGgtatttgatgatttcTCTGTTCAACTGAATCATCTTCTCACCCTCTGGCCATGTTGCTGCCCCTGAGGAGATCACTGTTTTATCAGGGTAGGATTTTTTGTCGATTGAAACCTTAGTAGGCCATACAGGGTTGGAGCTGTCGAAATCTCTAATTGAATGGAAAGCGCCCCGCTGAGTGTTAATAAATGCAATGATTGGTCTCAACTCATCAAAGGAGAGCAATTCTTTATTGTCAGACAATTTAGGTGTAACCTCCCCCATGCGAGCTGCAAGATCCCTAAACGTGAACTTGAGGTCCATAACCACATATTTGTTGTCTTCCTCAAACTTAGATGGTTCAGAATACTTTTTAGGAAGCATCAAATCAGCAATAATTTCCACCTGACCACCTTGAATCCAGTTGAAGGCATTACTTTTGTCCAAACCTAGATCCCTGACAGATATCGGGTTCAGCCTCAATCTGGTAATACGCTCCCAGGGTGAAAGATCAttctcaaaatcatttaaatAGCATAATTTAGGTTGTCTCTTATGGATACTGAACAAGGAATGGTTTATTGCACCAGACACGACATCGGCATTGAAGATATCTGGCAAGCACCACTGCAATCGCAATTGGCTCATCTGCATATTGTAGATAGACAACCGAAACTTTTGGTCATTTTCCACAtctgaaaaagaaatgcAACTATCATCGACCTGAACTTCACCAAGTTCATAATTAGGATTTGAAAACCAGTCTATTAATCTGTAATCCTTCTGTTCCTTCTGTATAGAAACATCACCTTTCATACCAGAGATGTACAAGTTCTGAATAAGTCCTTGGCCCCTTAACCATTTCCTTACGGAAAGAGTCAAATTAATTCTGTTGAATGAAAGATCAAAGCTGATCAACTGATTGGTTCTTTTGTTAAAACCATCATTATCTGTGGTTTTGATTTTCACCTTCTGAAAACTAATATTTCCCTTTTTCCACTCAGGAACGAGAGCATCCTGAAATTCCACATCAACCCCTTCTATGTACTTATTCAGACAGTTCCCAACCAACTTCCCTACAATCTCCTTCGCAAAAACAGTATTAGCTGTAAACAACAGTAACGAAACAAATGTTGTAGTACCCAATATAACCCAAACAACTTGTGATAAAATCAaccaagaaaacaaagtaGATATCTCCTCTCCGTTAAATGGTCTATTCTCTCTTATTAAGAACCACTTGGTACTGATTTTAAACCTTTCATAAAACCCACTAGCCTCATTCAGTAACTTCTGCTTTGTAATGCGCTGCTGATTCTTCTgcaacaaaatattttggatgTGTAAATAGTCACTCGAATTTTCCAGGTCCCCCACTGATGATCGCCCTGTATTATCCACTATATTTGGCTTGGGTAGATTTACCTTCTCACTGTACCATCGCCTATTACTAAATCTGTATAGTACTGGTCTAACAACCGCTAGATGACCATAATTAAATTGTACTATATTGGGCCTTTTGACTAGCTTCAAAAAGCTTGCTCGCACACAATGAAGCATAGTAATGGATTATACACAGCTCTAAAACACCTCTCAAGCACGCTTAACTATATTCCCCTTAATCTTTAATGCTTTTAACTTTCATTAAAGAGAGCATGTTGTAAATTTTCGCTtaaaattctttaaatatacGGTtctcttcaaaaattttgagCAGCATTTGAATATAAACAATCAAAGTAAGACAGGAGTGCAGAATGCACAGAACTATCATAAGTCCGGCTGATCACCGAGCAACATAATCACTTGGTTTTGTATCTAGTCTTGGATTTGTTTAAAGTTGTCTTGCAGGCATCTTCACA
This region of Eremothecium cymbalariae DBVPG#7215 chromosome 4, complete sequence genomic DNA includes:
- the SXM1 gene encoding Sxm1p (similar to Ashbya gossypii AFR396W) translates to MLNEQTILEAFEQTMASNAGVIKEAEQQLFAMQREVGFTSFLISATKNDQIPLNIRLSCSIYLKNKIQRCWKSKKEDGIPEAEERNIKEQLVQALIENTENSHIRPHLTEAIRGILVHNESWDLAEVVLELFMSGKMEYIYPGLLLVFEVTIKHRYAMSENREYIDNFVEKVFPRMEEIASQLLNNDDYRSNELLYLILKSFKYACLNNFPRYFTNVEKLNSWIQLHLFLCSKPLPKEILELDPGDRSLDKRVKVNKWGFGNLNKFVHKYTRTTKFITAEFVQYVFQNIVPTILREYFKVIELWGNLSLWLCDASLYYLIQFLEKCLKTEELWPLIEPHLEVIIKHVIFPCLSASERSVELLEDDPEEYTRRYFDMNKEGSTADVASSEFIFVIGHSRFLEVNKILPLIHEVFIEFASKGDLQSAYREEGALRLFSNLSSFLAEADSPVCEELEPIFQHFITPLLNNDKYPFLVARALETVAIYQQEFKNMEILSKIFEMSYLNLMHSTSIPVQIEAADALKTLVVSNPSIHKHIASQVPGIMEKLLKLSKEFEIDILSEVMEAFVERFSDVLTPFANELAATLAEQFLKLGQSLVENTSGYYSTQDQDQETQASAMLQTMTTMVMSMNKVCLVDKFAPVVKFIVLNAQISFLTETVDLVDSLALSSKTMYNTFTPTIWELFHDILDSFQTYALEYFESYQVFFETVVTHGFPQDQTLVQQFLQVVNQVLDSEDDFDIESAFNVMISYALSMKDIPLYEKAFRVAQNQDLELDDASVVRLFLAGLYAKPLETLQLAEQQGITLGLMKKWLDCNFYSVYTTKLQMVALMSLLRLPELPGCINGFVSQLSTKLVKMAEYLPEAIRKRDCMAKGEMGSDSCDENGTGEFFDELEDDFKESCLDNINCFQEFHNFFSKLQEQERAKYQLLLNSMGNDTRESFRIIMEFISQTQKQPLA
- the SMP3 gene encoding glycosylphosphatidylinositol-alpha 1,2 mannosyltransferase (similar to Ashbya gossypii AFR395C); amino-acid sequence: MNVKILEYVGILIGLITCLEPSYVHPDEQMQSLEVLVQRICGVSGEVAWEFMSGKCARSFVPLYMFYGPAVYVGRYVFGVGAVGQLGLVRLQNYMLFVFMYRLALQFLLKSKLQRSMAGFLMSTSYVAGSYYAHTFSNSVESIILLMVLSLFEVLVRDSRDARYRHYRTSVGLGFLVALGVFNRITFPAFILLPAVVVFHKFYIRQWGSLALFFGSFVCAAVFFVYVDTKLYGLDQWTIAPLNNLLYNLDESNLADHGLHPRYTHLLVNIPQLLGPALLVFVTQRHALSLPMLSCISGITALSLFKHQEARFLIPLVPLFLMSVDMTNLAKFLSLKLIIKLWLMFNLVMSVVIGVLHQRGVILALDHLKDGPTDVQIWWKTYPPPTWMLMNEHLTVDSTNIVDGEERVDNVDFEILDDHVVDLKGCDVELLNLTLSQFLEKSAKIHLIMPKSVEAMFISLSEKFHYNLTSIFDTYMHLDLDHIDPSNLSTIKPGLHIYEVTKLL
- the RPT3 gene encoding proteasome regulatory particle base subunit RPT3 (similar to Ashbya gossypii AFR394W), which codes for MEELGINQQGEIAVSQPVALSYGSLVSHLKNNNSTGVNGVNSDVYLKLKKFEREYELLTLQEEYIKDEQRHLKRELLRAQEEVKRIQSVPLVIGQFLEPIDESTGIVSSTTGMSYVVRILSTLDRELLKPSTSVALHRHSNALVDILPPDSDSSISILGNNEKPDVTYADVGGLDMQKQEIREAVELPLVQADLYQQIGIDPPRGVLLYGPPGTGKTMLVKAVANSTNAAFIRVNGSEFVHKYLGEGPRMVRDVFRLARENAPSIIFIDEVDSIATKRFDAQTGSDREVQRILIELLTQMDGFDQSTNVKVIMATNRHDTLDPALLRPGRLDRKIEFPSLRDRRERRLIFGTIAAKMSLAPEVDLDSLIIRNDPLSGALIAAIMQEAGLRAVRKNRYVILQRDLEEAYASQVKTGSDVDKFDFYK
- the SHE9 gene encoding She9p (similar to Ashbya gossypii AFR393W), with the translated sequence MFKGYFLVGSFCMPRIGRIMDCRAPSACRSVRLYTSKPPLKSLGAAFEDLKQRLEPYSQTTKIKYQETSNMLRQYSTQFKFHLNKAKKAVQDANQKFLEQEKGQQNNMLGFDDDLENKGKIQGLPSERERNRNRWSRKLEFYLDSLQETIFTATKALNDVTGYSSIDKLRKSIEMMEDQLKDVKKTVAHLREVHKNAVVIRTQSQQQMNELLQRKHLWSPQDLEKFTHLYKVDAENVKSEEEAKLKLEATEAKEEELSNNLHRAILTRYHEEQIWSDKIRRTSTWGTFILMGFNILLFLIVQLVLEPWKRRRLTNSFENKVKIALEQNSVEQSNRLDQMSSHLSTSIEANKQASVNNSTNTFSQPESSKDIPEQPNPSTPPTNDNNLITAEPIEFSPLCFQSLDNFKSTAEANLKALRQLIVLLFHRATKVCLPSDGQLNAIPTPKADLYTIAIFSTGMIFGYIVRF
- the SPP2 gene encoding spliceosome ATPase-activating subunit SPP2 (similar to Ashbya gossypii AFR392C); protein product: MSGISLSLRDKTKQKRKVHGKKKRNALPGEHDDDDQLNNKRTKIHIEEVGAYEESKKIVKVIVPVAPAISRRIDMDGGDGGGKLAYGLNINNDTSLSAGARTPRLGFRADQGNFDDLPEATGQEEYDEVPVKEFGDALLRGMGWDGTDDKDNNGGYNKKRSLLPHEQVGRPEFLGIGVKPGSIKDRERLVHNIDEFMPLVKDEREANDKGHRHPK
- the MDM32 gene encoding Mdm32p (similar to Ashbya gossypii AFR391W), with translation MLHCVRASFLKLVKRPNIVQFNYGHLAVVRPVLYRFSNRRWYSEKVNLPKPNIVDNTGRSSVGDLENSSDYLHIQNILLQKNQQRITKQKLLNEASGFYERFKISTKWFLIRENRPFNGEEISTLFSWLILSQVVWVILGTTTFVSLLLFTANTVFAKEIVGKLVGNCLNKYIEGVDVEFQDALVPEWKKGNISFQKVKIKTTDNDGFNKRTNQLISFDLSFNRINLTLSVRKWLRGQGLIQNLYISGMKGDVSIQKEQKDYRLIDWFSNPNYELGEVQVDDSCISFSDVENDQKFRLSIYNMQMSQLRLQWCLPDIFNADVVSGAINHSLFSIHKRQPKLCYLNDFENDLSPWERITRLRLNPISVRDLGLDKSNAFNWIQGGQVEIIADLMLPKKYSEPSKFEEDNKYVVMDLKFTFRDLAARMGEVTPKLSDNKELLSFDELRPIIAFINTQRGAFHSIRDFDSSNPVWPTKVSIDKKSYPDKTVISSGAATWPEGEKMIQLNREIIKYHDHPSSKDNELVLTGRIVKDINDLKNMFLFKETGVYDQLTMELYADLMKMIEETEYKKKNDWVKLWGTTVASQILIFGLGAIV